Within the Microcoleus sp. bin38.metabat.b11b12b14.051 genome, the region TTTTAAATACAAGTTTTCAATCAAAGCCGCCACTCCCGCAAACCAGGGCGGCACAATTACAGCCCCAATAATTCCCAATACTTGCACGCCTCCCAAGACAGACAGCAATTGATATAAAGGATGCACGCCAACCGAGGAACCAACCAGCAACGGATCTAGCACGTAAGTTTCTAAGTTTTGGATAAATACAAATAACAGCAATACCCACAACAACACCCATCCACCCTTGGCTAAGGCAACGATTAAGGCTGGTACTGCGCCCAAAACCGGGCCGATGAAGGGAATTAGATTTGTCACACCTGCGATCGCACCTAAGCCCAAAGCAAACTCCGGCATTCCCAAAAAACTCAAACCTGCGGTAATAAATATCCCTAAAATCCCCGAAACTAAAACGCGCCCGCGAATGTAACTTCCCATTCTTTGGCCGATGGGCGTGGCTTGGGCGGCGAGTTTTCTATCCCAAGGTTTCGGGAAAAACTGGACTAAACTTTTAATTAACGTGTCGCTGTCGGCCACCATGTAACCGGAAATAAATAATGCTAAAACTAGACTGAAGAATCCGCCGAGAATGCCTCTAGTTAAACTGTACGATCGCAAAACCAGTTGTTGACTCGATCGAATCAACCAATTAGTCAGCGATTGAGTATCCAGCAACTGATTCACCAAAGCAGGCGCATCATCGGTGAGGCGACTCAACAGATTAGTCGCTACGGCTTCCAAACTTTCGGCGTACAACGGTAACTGCCGCAGCAGTAACTCGATTTGTTCGATGACTGTCGGCCCGATTAACACTACCGTCCCGCTGAATCCGCCGATCAGAGTTAAATAAACCAGAATCACCGCTAGCCACCGGGGAACGCGCATGGTTTCTGCCCAATTGACGATCGGGACGATCGACGCGGCGAGCACGACTGATATCATCAGAATTACGAGCAGGCTGCGTAATTGCCACAGCAGCACGAGCAGCAAGGATGATGCTACAATGAGCAGCAAGTTTGGTATAGAAATGGTAATCCGCTGTTCTGACATGATTAACTAATTATATTGTTGCCGATGTCTGACCCTTGATTTTATAATAAACGATATGATATAAATAGTGTAATTAAAATCTTGAAAGTGCCTTGTGAAAACTCTTAAAAGTTTTGTGGGGTGGGCCGAAGAGCCCGCCCCAATATGCAGGTTAGTAAATTAAAAATTAAAAATTAATCATGTCACAATCTTCAACCCAAAATTTATCCGCG harbors:
- a CDS encoding AI-2E family transporter gives rise to the protein MSEQRITISIPNLLLIVASSLLLVLLWQLRSLLVILMISVVLAASIVPIVNWAETMRVPRWLAVILVYLTLIGGFSGTVVLIGPTVIEQIELLLRQLPLYAESLEAVATNLLSRLTDDAPALVNQLLDTQSLTNWLIRSSQQLVLRSYSLTRGILGGFFSLVLALFISGYMVADSDTLIKSLVQFFPKPWDRKLAAQATPIGQRMGSYIRGRVLVSGILGIFITAGLSFLGMPEFALGLGAIAGVTNLIPFIGPVLGAVPALIVALAKGGWVLLWVLLLFVFIQNLETYVLDPLLVGSSVGVHPLYQLLSVLGGVQVLGIIGAVIVPPWFAGVAALIENLYLKPKLRSEYRETINQAKNNSDLPPLTPSA